The Arachis hypogaea cultivar Tifrunner chromosome 14, arahy.Tifrunner.gnm2.J5K5, whole genome shotgun sequence genome has a segment encoding these proteins:
- the LOC112742071 gene encoding ribulose bisphosphate carboxylase/oxygenase activase 2, chloroplastic, translating to MAASVSTIGAVKGTPVSLNGSGAVASSVPNSSAFFGSNLKKVTSRIHSSSKVSSGSFKIVAIDEDKQTDTDRWKGLVYDISDDQQDITRRKGIL from the exons ATGGCTGCTTCAGTTTCAACCATAGGAGCTGTCAAAGGAACTCCA GTGAGTTTGAATGGTTCTGGAGCTGTGGCTTCATCAGTTCCCAATTCATCAGCTTTCTTCGGAAGCAACTTGAAGAAGGTTACCTCAAGAATCCACAGCAGTAGCAAGGTTTCCTCCGGAAGCTTCAAGATTGTGGCGATCGATGAGGACAAGCAGACAGATACGGACAGATGGAAAGGGTTGGTCTATGATATCTCAGATGACCAGCAAGACATCACAAGAAGGAAGGGTATTTTGTAG